The DNA sequence TGCGCACGGGCACCGGTTCTTCGGCCGGGTCGCGGTGCAGCCGGTCCCGGCGCGGCACGCGATCGAGATCGACACGCCGGAGGACCTGGAGATGGCGCGGGCGCTCGCGCCGTTCGTGGACGAGCCGCAGCCGATCGACGTGGACGCGGTGGTGACCGACTTCGACGGGGTGCACACCGACGACCGCGCGTACGTCGACCAGGACGGCCGGGAGATGGTCGCGGTGAGCCGCGCCGACGGCATGGGCGTCGCGCTGCTCAAGCGCGCCGGGGTGCGGCTGCTCGTGCTGTCCGCCGAGCGGAACCCGGTGGTGGCGGCGCGGGCGCGCAAGCTCGGCGTGCCGGTGCTGCAGGGCCTCGCCGCCAAGCACACCGCGCTGCGCGACTGGATGACGATCGAGGGCCTCGACCCGGCGCGGGTCGCCTACGTCGGCAACGACGTGGGCGATCTGGACTGCATGGCGATGGTCGGCTGGCCGGTCGCGGTTCCGGACGCGCATCCACGGGTGCGGGCCGCGGCCCGGGTCGTGCTCACCCGGCCGGGCGGCGCCGGGGCGGTGCGGGAGCTGTGCGACCGGGTGCTCGCCGCCCGGACCGGGACCGCGCCCGCCGAGGAGGTCCCGGCCGATCGCCCGGCCGCGGTGACCGCCGTGCCACGCCAGGCGCCCCGGCCCACCGGCGGCGCGGTGCGCATCGGCGGCACGCTCGTCGGCCCCGGCCACCCGGTGTACGTGGTCGGCGAGATCGGCATCAACCACAACGGCGACCTCGACATCGCCCGCCGCCTCATCGACGTCGCCGTCGAGGCGGGCTGCCAGGCGGTGAAGTTCCAGAAGCGCACCCCGGAGATCTGCGTGCCGCCGGACCAGCGCGACCGCATCCGGCAGACCCCGTGGGGCGAGATGACCTACCTGGAGTACCGCCGCCGGGTCGAGTTCGGCATGGAGGAGTACCGGCGGATCGCCGCGTACTGCGCCGAGCGCGGCATCGACTGGTTCGCCTCGCCGTGGGACGTGCCGTCGGTGGAGTTCCTGGAGCGGCTCGACGTGATCGCGCACAAGGTGGCCTCGGCGTCGGTCACCGACCACGAGCTGCTGCGCGCGGTCGCCGCCACCGGCAAGCCGGTGATCCTCTCCACCGGCATGTCCACGCTCGAGGAGATCGACCGCGCGGTGGAGATCCTCGGCACCTCCCGGCTGGTGATCCTGCACGCCACCTCCACCTACCCGCTGCCGCCGGAGGAGGCGAACCTGCGTACGATCATCACCCTGCGGGAGCGGTACGGCGTGCCGGTCGGCTACTCCGGCCACGAGCGCGGCCTGCAGATCTCGCTCGCCGCGGTCACCCTCGGCGCGGTCATGCTGGAGCGGCACATCACCCTCGACCGCACCATGTGGGGCTCGGACCAGGCGGCGTCGCTGGAGCCGGCCGGGCTGGCGCACCTCGTGCGCGACGTGCGCATCATCGAGACCGCGCTCGGCGACGGCGTCAAGCGCATCTACCCGGGCGAGCTCGCCCCGAAGGCCCGGCTGCGCCGCGTGACGGTGTGACCTCGGTGATCACGCCGTCGGTGATCGTCCCGGTGCGGGACGCCGAGCCGTACATCGGGGACACGCTCGCCTCGCTCGCCCGCAACGCGCGGCCGGGCCGCCCCCGCCCTCCGCAGCCCACCCCCGAACCGTCCCCGCCGCCGCGGGCGGCCGACGCCCTCGCCCGCCTGCGCCGCCGCCTCGCCCCAGAGGGCTGGGGAGAATAGTTATTGATCTACCGCCGGATTACCGGTAAGGTTTTCCGGCGTGTCCGGGGATGCGGAGGTTTCGACCCCTTTCCGCACGCGTGTGCCCACGCGTACGGAACGGCGTCGGCGCCTTCGCCGTCGCGGCACACCGGCGCCATCGCCTGGATGACGATGTCATCCCGCTCCGGGCGGCGGCCGGCTCGGCGGACGCCGCCGCCGTTCGTCCGGGGTGGGACGGGTACATGGCACCTCCCGGTGCGCAGACAGCGGATACTTCGTGGTTCGACTCCGCGCAGGCCCACCCCTTGGGCCTGGCCCGTGGGGGCACTCCGCCGTCGACTTGATCTCGGGAGGGCGACCCATGACGGGCGCGCCCGGGGCGAGGTCGGCCGTTCGAAGCCGGTCCCGGCCCGGGCTCCCCGCCCGCGCCGCCCGACCGGCACGGCGGCCGTCCGCCTCGCCCCGGCGCCCGTACCGGTCCGCCCCTTCCCCGGCCGGGTGGTTCGCGAGCGATGAGGAAAGGGGGCCTTCGCCGGTCATGGCGAAGTTCAATTCGCCGGCCACCCGGAGGGTGTCGGCCTCGCCGTCCGCCGGGGCGGCGGCGACCAGCCCGGTCCGGACCGAGGCGGTCCCGTCCACCATCACGTACGAGGGCGCGCCCGGATACGCGCGGGACGCCAAGAGCGACCTGTTCGTGCTGGCCGTGTCGAACATGGTCGGCGAGGACGCCTTCTACGAGACCGCGGACGAGCGCGACGAGCGGTTCCGCGGGCTCGTCCACCGGGTGGCGGTCGAGGACGTCGACTGGCTCGCCGGTTTCCTGCCGTGGCTGCGCACCGAGGCGAACATGCGCTCGGCCCCCATCGTCGCCGCCCTCGAGGCGGTCCGCGCGCGGCTCGCCGCGGGCCTGCACGGCCGCAACCGCGAGCTCGTGGCGAGCGTGCTGCAGCGCGCCGACGAGCCCGGCGAGGCCCTCGCCTACTGGACGTCCCGGTACGGCCGTGCCGTACCCAAGCCGGTCAAGCGCGGCATCGCCGACGCGGTGCGGCGGCTCTACACCGAGCGCGCCCTGGTGAAGTACGACAGCGAGGCGCGCGCCTTCCGGTTCGGCGACGTGATCGAACTGACCCACCCGGCGCCCGCCCCGGACAAGCCGTGGCAGGGCGACCTGTTCGCGCACGCC is a window from the Thermopolyspora flexuosa genome containing:
- a CDS encoding N-acetylneuraminate synthase family protein, producing MRVLAVIPARGGSVGVPLKNLAKVGGTPLVARAVGACLRAELIDEVVVSTDHAGIAEAAEAAGARVVRRPAELAGHTATSESAVAHALAQVAGPDGPERGEVEVVVLVQCTSAFISPADLDAAVARVLAGDADVVFSGLETHEFVWSRAGEVVRGVNHDPAHRPRRQDREPQYRETGAFYVMRADGFLAHGHRFFGRVAVQPVPARHAIEIDTPEDLEMARALAPFVDEPQPIDVDAVVTDFDGVHTDDRAYVDQDGREMVAVSRADGMGVALLKRAGVRLLVLSAERNPVVAARARKLGVPVLQGLAAKHTALRDWMTIEGLDPARVAYVGNDVGDLDCMAMVGWPVAVPDAHPRVRAAARVVLTRPGGAGAVRELCDRVLAARTGTAPAEEVPADRPAAVTAVPRQAPRPTGGAVRIGGTLVGPGHPVYVVGEIGINHNGDLDIARRLIDVAVEAGCQAVKFQKRTPEICVPPDQRDRIRQTPWGEMTYLEYRRRVEFGMEEYRRIAAYCAERGIDWFASPWDVPSVEFLERLDVIAHKVASASVTDHELLRAVAATGKPVILSTGMSTLEEIDRAVEILGTSRLVILHATSTYPLPPEEANLRTIITLRERYGVPVGYSGHERGLQISLAAVTLGAVMLERHITLDRTMWGSDQAASLEPAGLAHLVRDVRIIETALGDGVKRIYPGELAPKARLRRVTV